From a single Fusarium fujikuroi IMI 58289 draft genome, chromosome FFUJ_chr03 genomic region:
- a CDS encoding related to F-LANa protein has protein sequence MADNVMAAYWALPPVSRNLITATVLTSIGCIVGLLPATRLIYHPSYLWMFPPQIWRLVTCFFIEMQPINLLFNSFFLYRYSVQLEMGNPRFPRKVDLVFYILFVCTVILMIDYLAGLTSFLYMNGLILAMIYTTTQDQRGQKTQYLVLTIPAQALPICMIVVTALMAGPQKALVEIEGLLAAHLFDFLTRIWPEFGNGPRLLRTPAWLERLVQTPRITARGFGTAVRPGNSPSSGRSTGINTGPLPDSWRSRGPGQRLG, from the exons ATGGCTGACAATGTGATGGCCGCCTACTGGGCTCTGCCACCCGTTTCTCG GAACCTGATTACTGCTACAGTGTTGACCTCCATTGGTTGCATCGTTGGGCTACTACCAGCCACGCGTCTGATATATCACCCATCCTATCTTTGGATGTTTCCGCCTCAAATCTGGCGACTCGTAACATGTTTCTTCATCGAAATGCAGCCGATCAACTTGCTCTTCAACTCGTTCTTTCTGTATCGCTACAGCGTGCAGCTGGAGATGGGGAACCCACGTTTCCCACGCAAGGTCGATCTTGTGTTCTACATATTATTTGTCTGCACCGTAATTCTG ATGATCGACTACCTCGCCGGACTTACGAGCTTCTTGTACATGAACGGCCTCATTCTTGCCATGATTTACACCACTACTCAAGACCAACGTGGCCAGAAAACACAGTATCTCGTTCTTACCATCCCCGCCCAGGCTCTGCCAATCTGCATGATCGTTGTCACCGCGCTCATGGCAGGACCACAGAAGGCATTGGTCGAAATTGAGGGTCTACTCGCCGCCCATCTGTTCGATTTTCTCACAAGAATCTGGCCTGAGTTCGGGAACGGCCCTCGACTGTTGAGAACCCCTGCTTGGCTTGAGCGTCTTGTGCAGACACCAAGGATCACTGCCAGAGGTTTCGGTACCGCCGTCCGACCTGGGAATTCACCGTCTTCCGGGCGTAGCACTGGTATCAACACAGGCCCTTTGCCAGATTCGTGGCGGTCTCGTGGCCCAGGTCAGCGACTGGGCTGA
- a CDS encoding related to exo-alpha-sialidase / neuraminidase — protein sequence MRGLFLGLSTTALFSSSSFALHFTTESECAALCSDGSNSTTSNPQTSTTNSTDVVCEDNEYSSSGNGIRFKNCLNCLQKSDTTWKEQSDVYWFLYNVRYAFDVCLYSYPDAADSGTINSPCNIESSCGSLEDALTASLLKTTPDNQFDYCEAEDSVIKSSSYNQCIGCLQSTSNQKYLANFLVALKAGCIQEPKKGDILGLSGTIFTHKLINITDPSTNETLPGDGGAPVGSMTTGTIVGIAVGCGLGIAGMVWLIFMYCRRSRQRRGAGIKIESPPPDAPMNDPSMYGIHKSSYFTDNAGYPGRSAQPHDHNGNHIRTMSNAEYYDSFEQDGSGINGKVSYHYAPHSKSNGPNAALPAHPAYIPRVVSRLPDAKAPSSLRHTMRSNVPDSYALQTYLSAAEPAGTDTQRIAEVASLSTSSSRVASRDPSPVPHHPATRPPTSVAAPIAAPEAVKTKPSFAFPSLSKLIIPKKQGTPQLNLLSATPISAIDNDPRHELRISRPLAVLDPRFQDRPLGGGTVLATEVPAGFSDDYLKRREANKSPLLSGNSRVYG from the exons ATGCGGGGTCTTTTTCTTGGGCTGAGCACAACAgctctcttttcttcctctagCTTTGCCCTTCATTTCACAACGGAGTCAGAATGTGCCGCTCTATGTTCGGATGGCTCAAATTCAACAACTTCCAACCCTCAAACCTCTACGACAAATTCTACAGACGTTGTATGCGAGGACAATGAATATTCAAGCTCAGGGAATGGCATCAGGTTTAAAAACTGCCTCAATTGTCTCCAGAAGAGCGATACCACGTGGAAAGAACAAAGCGATGTGTATTGGTTTCTGT ACAACGTGCGATATGCGTTTGATGTTTGCCTGTACTCTTACCCAGATGCGGCAGACTCGGGTACTATAAATTCCCCTTGCAACATTGAAAGCTCATGTGGCTCTCTCGAGGATGCTCTGACGGCATCACTATTGAAGACTACCCCCGATAACCAGTTCGACTATTGCGAAGCCGAAGATTCAGTCATTAAAAGCTCCAGTTACAACCAGTGTATTGGCTGTCTGCAGTCAACATCGAATCAAAAGTATCTGGCCAACT TTCTGGTGGCATTGAAAGCTGGCTGTATTCAAGAGCCTAAGAAAGGCGATATACTTGGCCTTAGTGGCACAATTTTCACTCACAAACTCATCAATATTACTGATCCTAGCACCAACGAAACTCTGcctggtgatggtggtgctCCCGTTGGGTCTATGACAACTGGCACAATCGTCGGTATCGCTGTGGGATGCGGCCTAGGCATAGCTGGCATGGTGTGGCTTATCTTCATGTACTGTCGAAGAAGTCGACAACGCCGCGGTGCAGGAATCAAGATTGAATCACCACCTCCCGATGCACCAATGAATGACCCTTCTATGTACGGCATTCACAAGTCTTCTTACTTTACCGACAATGCTGGATATCCCGGGCGCTCCGCGCAGCCTCATGACCATAATGGAAACCACATCCGCACAATGTCTAACGCAGAGTATTACGATAGTTTCGAACAAGACGGCAGCGGTATTAATGGCAAGGTCAGCTATCACTATGCACCGCACTCGAAAAGCAATGGTCCCAATGCTGCACTGCCAGCACACCCAGCCTACATCCCCAGGGTCGTCAGCCGCCTTCCTGATGCTAAGGCACCGAGTTCCCTCCGGCATACCATGAGATCCAATGTCCCCGATTCATATGCTCTACAGACATATCTCAGCGCTGCTGAGCCTGCAGGAACTGACACCCAGCGGATCGCGGAGGTGGCATCTCTGAGTACTTCGAGCTCGCGTGTTGCGAGCCGCGACCCTTCTCCTGTACCACATCATCCAGCTACTAGACCACCAACATCAGTGGCGGCTCCAATTGCTGCCCCCGAAGCCGTCAAAACCAAGCCATCCTTCGCATTTCCTTCTCTATCAAAACTCATCATTCCCAAGAAGCAGGGGACCCCACAGCTGAATCTGCTATCAGCAACCCCTATATCAGCGATTGATAATGATCCTAGACATGAGCTAAGGATCTCCAGGCCGTTGGCTGTGTTGGATCCAAGGTTTCAAGACCGACCGCTAGGAGGTGGTACAGTCCTAGCAACTGAGGTGCCGGCTGGGTTCAGTGACGACTACCTCAAGAGGCGGGAAGCAAACAAGTCTCCCTTGTTAAGCGGCAACAGTCGCGTTTATGGATGA